The Panacibacter microcysteis genome includes a window with the following:
- a CDS encoding SBBP repeat-containing protein: MTKCLRFITFLVLSLCMQQSLFAQFARSVGGTDADNGQALAYDAAGNTYIIGDFRGKADFDPGPGTLYLKSSCPCDESNPLLPDIFFAKYSRNGALIWARQVGGSGYDYGRGIGVDDAGNVYITGSFESTADFDPGTGISNLVAAGGKNIFLAKYTASGNYLWASNIGSGAWGEGNSLSVSNAGILTVAGYFNGTADFDPSAGIAAFNAGGFSDPFFARYTADGTYMWAKTITGSGESSGQHLYVDSAGAIYFTGNFYGTADFNTGAGVFELTGTNAKDAFYAKYTASGEFVWATRVGGNGDESGTAIIADKAGNVYATGYYINEIDFDPGAGIFNMSSGIGAYNGYLLKLNKDGLFEWANNIYSGQFNVGLSLSLDAQQNVYATGYFSGTTSFSPATSITSAGGTDIFIAVYKSTGALLNIFKEGGITNDWASAIAVDAKGFIYVTGYYTGAAQFTINGAITTLTSAGNGDVYFLKAKRKSLQTAAVAAATATDLMAGNSSNAGQTMLHQNIPNPAQSYTTVAYNLGTAAQVRLSLVDMNGKEVMVLKNAMQQKGLYTLQVNVGRLKSGIYIWRLAAGNEYFTKKLVVQ, translated from the coding sequence ATGACAAAATGTTTACGCTTCATAACCTTCCTGGTCCTGTCGCTGTGTATGCAGCAATCGTTGTTTGCGCAGTTTGCACGAAGTGTAGGTGGCACCGATGCTGATAACGGGCAGGCCTTAGCCTACGATGCAGCCGGGAATACTTACATCATCGGAGATTTCAGGGGGAAGGCTGATTTTGACCCCGGGCCGGGCACGCTATACCTCAAAAGCAGTTGCCCCTGCGATGAAAGCAACCCTTTGCTGCCTGATATCTTCTTTGCCAAATACTCCAGGAACGGCGCTTTGATCTGGGCCAGGCAGGTAGGCGGCAGCGGTTATGATTATGGCCGTGGTATTGGCGTAGATGACGCAGGGAATGTATACATTACCGGTTCATTTGAAAGCACTGCTGATTTTGATCCTGGTACCGGCATCAGCAACCTGGTGGCGGCAGGCGGTAAAAATATATTCCTTGCAAAATATACTGCTTCGGGTAATTATCTCTGGGCATCAAACATCGGCAGCGGTGCCTGGGGCGAGGGCAACAGTTTATCCGTAAGTAATGCAGGTATACTAACCGTTGCAGGGTATTTCAATGGTACCGCAGATTTTGATCCTTCCGCGGGTATAGCAGCTTTTAACGCGGGTGGTTTCTCTGATCCTTTTTTTGCACGCTACACCGCAGATGGTACCTATATGTGGGCTAAAACGATTACCGGTAGCGGGGAGTCGTCCGGGCAACATCTTTACGTGGATTCTGCCGGTGCTATTTATTTTACCGGGAATTTTTATGGCACTGCAGATTTCAATACCGGCGCAGGTGTATTTGAGTTAACAGGTACCAATGCAAAAGATGCATTTTATGCAAAGTATACTGCCAGCGGCGAGTTTGTATGGGCCACCAGGGTGGGTGGCAATGGCGACGAAAGCGGTACAGCCATCATCGCTGATAAAGCAGGTAATGTATACGCCACCGGGTATTATATCAACGAGATTGATTTTGATCCCGGGGCAGGCATATTCAATATGTCAAGCGGTATTGGTGCTTATAACGGTTATCTTCTGAAACTTAATAAAGACGGGCTGTTTGAATGGGCAAACAATATCTACAGCGGCCAGTTTAATGTTGGTCTTTCACTGTCGCTGGATGCACAGCAAAACGTTTATGCTACAGGTTATTTTAGTGGTACCACTTCATTCAGCCCCGCAACTTCTATAACAAGTGCCGGCGGTACAGACATCTTTATTGCGGTATACAAATCAACGGGCGCACTACTCAATATTTTTAAAGAAGGCGGTATTACCAACGACTGGGCATCTGCTATTGCAGTGGATGCGAAAGGCTTTATCTATGTTACCGGTTATTACACCGGTGCTGCGCAGTTTACCATTAATGGCGCCATTACCACGTTAACCAGTGCAGGTAATGGTGATGTATATTTTCTGAAGGCCAAAAGAAAATCTTTACAAACCGCGGCAGTGGCTGCGGCAACTGCTACAGATCTTATGGCAGGTAACAGCAGCAATGCCGGCCAAACAATGTTGCACCAGAATATACCCAACCCGGCACAATCGTACACCACTGTTGCTTATAACCTGGGTACTGCTGCACAGGTGCGTTTATCACTTGTTGATATGAATGGTAAAGAAGTAATGGTACTAAAAAATGCCATGCAACAAAAAGGCCTGTATACCTTGCAGGTAAATGTTGGCAGGCTTAAGAGCGGCATCTATATCTGGCGGCTGGCAGCAGGTAACGAATACTTTACAAAAAAGCTGGTTGTTCAATAA
- a CDS encoding class I SAM-dependent methyltransferase gives MNPNKALWEKGDFTKIAETMRQSGEDLAAKLHITPGMQVLDLGCGDGNTALPEAKLGAHVTGIDIAANLVAAGNKRIAEAGITNCTIREGDAANLTGIDDNTFDLVVSIFGAMFAPKPFDVAKEMVRVTKPGGRIVMGNWIPGDPTLVAQILKISSAYTPPPPEGFISPMLWGVESHVTERFEQAGIPAANIHFEKDTFTFRAAFSPEVYLARFRNYYGPTMNAFEAAAANGKEAALQQELEELFKAHNQSTDDTTFITATYLRVTVVK, from the coding sequence ATGAATCCAAACAAAGCCTTATGGGAGAAAGGCGATTTTACAAAAATTGCCGAGACCATGCGACAAAGCGGCGAAGACCTTGCCGCCAAACTACACATTACACCCGGCATGCAGGTGCTTGATCTTGGTTGCGGTGATGGCAACACGGCACTGCCCGAAGCAAAACTCGGTGCGCATGTAACTGGTATAGACATTGCAGCCAACCTGGTAGCAGCCGGTAACAAACGCATTGCCGAAGCTGGCATTACCAACTGTACCATCAGGGAAGGCGATGCAGCTAACCTTACGGGGATTGATGATAACACTTTTGACCTGGTGGTAAGCATCTTCGGGGCTATGTTTGCACCCAAACCTTTTGATGTAGCCAAAGAAATGGTACGTGTAACCAAACCCGGCGGCCGCATAGTAATGGGCAACTGGATACCGGGAGACCCAACGCTTGTGGCACAGATACTCAAAATAAGCAGCGCCTATACACCGCCACCACCGGAAGGCTTTATAAGCCCGATGCTTTGGGGCGTGGAAAGCCATGTAACGGAACGTTTTGAACAGGCAGGCATACCTGCAGCAAATATTCATTTTGAAAAAGATACTTTCACCTTCAGGGCGGCTTTTTCGCCGGAAGTATACCTGGCCCGTTTTCGCAATTATTACGGCCCTACAATGAATGCTTTTGAAGCTGCCGCAGCCAATGGCAAAGAAGCAGCATTGCAGCAGGAATTGGAAGAGCTGTTTAAAGCACACAACCAAAGCACAGACGACACAACTTTTATTACGGCCACTTACCTGCGTGTAACGGTGGTGAAATAG
- a CDS encoding Crp/Fnr family transcriptional regulator gives MQQLMLSAEKSIRDLALMDVKGRVADTLFMLYKKFGQDDEGYNNITLTRQDMASFAGTIYETFFKITNELVKQKIIRYAGKLVKLLKPIKLQEFAKMTV, from the coding sequence ATGCAGCAGTTAATGCTAAGCGCAGAAAAAAGCATACGCGATCTTGCGCTGATGGATGTAAAAGGCCGCGTTGCAGACACCTTGTTTATGTTGTACAAAAAATTCGGGCAGGATGATGAAGGCTATAACAACATTACCCTTACAAGACAGGATATGGCCTCTTTTGCAGGCACCATTTATGAGACCTTCTTTAAAATAACCAATGAATTGGTAAAGCAGAAAATTATACGTTATGCAGGCAAACTTGTAAAACTGCTAAAGCCAATAAAACTGCAGGAATTTGCAAAGATGACGGTCTAA
- a CDS encoding PKD domain-containing protein: MRFFILTLFSILLYTAVQAQNTCPPNIDFEQGDFSHWDFSTGTTYSSGVQNVIDLKPDATDTMSIRHKIISADPSGVIPLDPYGKFPQLCPYGGKYSVKLGNDDVNAQAEGISYTFNVPTTEDTFSFTYFYAVVFQDPQHSPYEQPRFFVTAYETGTGNLINCASYNYISNGQIPGFKHTAPNSDILYKEWSPVSIQFVGLAGKQVTLEFKTGDCTLGGHFGYAYLDVGSGCSNILATAPYCIETNALLLNAPYGFKYYTWYNEDYSKILGTSQNLTLSPPPVTTGKFWVDLEPYPGYGCRDTVYSIVTPLPVPDTPKGKTLYYFCQHENAPPLEATAAINSDLLWYTDTLQPGSAEPLIPATNKAGTFYYYVSQKVLFGCESFKKKLTVHVEPVPVAAFSASSTSGCQEDNVFTFFNHSTNLSNPTLQWDFGDTSTLLTKDTVQHSFKDYGRFSVTLKVTNSGVCENTQQAIITVVPKPVADFIYPGTVCQNETVLSLTDQSNVPQQLSNINTWQWMINGTPDNVQNPASFIPPAAGPIPVSLVVTTDEGCVSDTVTKTIEVRNQPVAAYRLDPPLCDNKTLHLQDASWLPATVTGEVINTWKWQVNNTSFTAQNPATVFAEGDYALTLQATTNYGCNSIPKDSFFHVFPHPSTSLHVSDSCVYRTIKYTATDLTGLVSEWYWDLGNGQKKGNHELTKYFMNEGDNAFTLYAKTIHGCTDTIHRPLTIFKNKAFAGYDTLAAKNQPVQLNANGGNNNHYTWSPPIGLSDTHIENPVATYDRELRYRLDAVTNEGCDAHSTILIKRYLGPDILIPTGFTPNRDGKNDALKAIPVGMKSLDYFAVYNRYGERVFYTRDFTKGWDGTINGMPAALTAYAVVAEATDYTGKKFIKRGTVVLIR, encoded by the coding sequence ATGAGATTCTTCATACTTACCCTGTTTAGTATCCTTTTGTATACTGCTGTACAAGCACAAAACACATGTCCGCCCAACATTGATTTTGAACAGGGAGATTTTTCACACTGGGATTTTTCTACCGGTACAACTTACTCCAGCGGGGTACAAAATGTAATTGACCTTAAACCTGATGCTACAGATACAATGTCCATCAGGCACAAGATCATTTCTGCAGATCCATCCGGCGTTATCCCGCTCGATCCCTATGGCAAGTTTCCGCAGCTTTGTCCGTACGGTGGCAAGTATTCAGTAAAGCTCGGTAATGATGATGTAAATGCACAGGCAGAAGGAATCAGTTATACTTTCAATGTACCAACTACAGAAGACACATTCAGTTTTACCTATTTCTATGCGGTGGTGTTCCAGGATCCGCAGCATTCGCCCTATGAACAGCCACGCTTTTTTGTAACAGCTTATGAAACGGGCACAGGCAACCTGATCAACTGTGCGTCTTACAATTATATTTCCAACGGCCAGATACCCGGTTTCAAACATACAGCACCCAACAGTGACATTTTATACAAAGAATGGTCGCCTGTTTCCATACAATTTGTGGGGCTTGCAGGCAAGCAGGTAACGTTGGAATTTAAAACGGGGGATTGTACACTGGGCGGGCATTTTGGCTATGCCTACCTGGATGTAGGCTCCGGCTGCTCAAACATTCTTGCCACCGCGCCCTATTGTATTGAAACAAACGCGCTGCTGCTGAATGCACCTTATGGTTTTAAGTATTATACCTGGTACAATGAAGACTATTCCAAAATACTGGGCACAAGTCAAAATCTTACACTCTCGCCGCCACCCGTCACAACGGGTAAGTTTTGGGTCGACCTGGAACCCTACCCGGGCTATGGGTGCCGCGACACCGTATATTCTATCGTTACACCATTGCCTGTGCCAGATACGCCTAAAGGAAAAACATTATATTATTTCTGCCAGCATGAGAATGCACCGCCGCTGGAGGCAACAGCAGCGATCAACAGCGATCTGCTTTGGTACACCGATACACTACAACCCGGCTCTGCAGAACCGCTGATACCTGCTACCAATAAGGCTGGTACGTTTTATTATTATGTATCGCAAAAAGTGTTGTTTGGCTGCGAAAGTTTTAAAAAGAAACTAACCGTTCACGTAGAGCCTGTACCGGTAGCTGCCTTCTCTGCCAGCAGCACTTCCGGATGCCAGGAAGACAATGTTTTTACTTTTTTCAATCATTCTACCAACCTTAGCAATCCTACACTTCAGTGGGATTTTGGTGATACTTCCACGTTGCTCACAAAAGACACGGTACAACATTCCTTCAAAGATTATGGCCGCTTCAGCGTAACCCTTAAAGTAACCAATTCCGGCGTGTGTGAAAATACGCAGCAGGCAATCATTACAGTAGTGCCAAAACCGGTTGCTGATTTTATTTACCCGGGTACAGTTTGCCAGAACGAAACAGTGTTGTCATTAACAGACCAGAGCAATGTGCCGCAACAATTGTCTAACATCAATACATGGCAATGGATGATCAACGGTACCCCTGATAACGTTCAAAACCCCGCAAGCTTTATTCCGCCGGCTGCAGGCCCTATACCCGTTTCGCTTGTGGTAACAACTGATGAAGGATGTGTTTCTGATACGGTTACCAAAACAATTGAGGTACGCAACCAGCCTGTAGCAGCATATCGTTTAGACCCACCGCTGTGCGACAATAAAACCTTACACCTGCAGGATGCTTCATGGCTGCCCGCAACAGTAACCGGAGAAGTGATCAACACCTGGAAATGGCAGGTGAACAATACTAGCTTTACCGCACAAAACCCTGCAACAGTTTTTGCAGAAGGTGATTATGCACTTACACTGCAGGCAACCACCAATTATGGCTGTAACAGTATTCCCAAAGACAGTTTTTTTCATGTATTCCCACACCCGTCCACTTCATTGCATGTAAGTGATTCCTGTGTTTACCGCACCATTAAATACACCGCAACAGATCTTACCGGTCTTGTAAGCGAATGGTACTGGGATCTTGGTAACGGGCAGAAAAAAGGCAATCATGAGCTTACAAAATATTTTATGAACGAGGGTGATAACGCTTTTACATTGTATGCAAAAACAATCCATGGCTGTACCGATACAATTCACAGGCCCTTAACCATTTTTAAAAACAAGGCATTTGCAGGTTACGATACGCTGGCAGCCAAGAACCAGCCGGTACAACTGAATGCAAATGGTGGTAACAACAATCACTATACCTGGAGCCCGCCTATCGGGCTCAGCGACACCCACATTGAAAACCCCGTAGCTACATACGACCGTGAATTGCGCTACCGGCTTGATGCAGTAACCAATGAAGGCTGCGATGCGCACAGTACCATTCTTATAAAAAGATATTTAGGCCCGGATATTCTTATACCTACCGGTTTTACGCCAAACAGGGACGGTAAAAATGATGCACTGAAAGCAATACCGGTAGGTATGAAAAGCCTTGATTATTTTGCCGTATACAACCGCTATGGCGAACGCGTTTTCTACACACGGGACTTTACAAAAGGATGGGATGGCACTATAAATGGCATGCCTGCGGCGCTTACCGCATACGCAGTAGTGGCAGAAGCCACAGATTATACCGGTAAAAAATTTATCAAACGTGGCACCGTTGTGCTCATCAGATAA
- a CDS encoding GNAT family N-acetyltransferase, protein MEQNITVRVAHSGDVHYAKTITDEMEASAKARGTGIAKRSPEYIANKMEEGKAVIAHTKDGSWVGFCYIETWEGEYVANSGLIVSPAFRKSGVAKEIKRTIFNLSRQKYPNAKIFGLTTGLAVMKINSELGYEPVTYSELTQDEKFWAGCRSCVNYDILMSKDRKNCMCTAMLYDPADHYTPEETKENFEQKSKVFERLMSLKQRIFGNKEKEVRGAAKPKSLLHYFFWRVAAKRV, encoded by the coding sequence TTGGAACAAAATATAACTGTACGTGTAGCCCATAGTGGCGATGTACACTACGCCAAAACGATTACAGACGAAATGGAGGCTTCTGCCAAAGCCCGTGGTACCGGTATTGCTAAAAGAAGCCCTGAATATATTGCCAATAAAATGGAGGAAGGAAAAGCGGTTATTGCCCACACAAAAGATGGCAGTTGGGTAGGCTTTTGCTACATAGAAACGTGGGAAGGTGAGTATGTTGCCAACAGCGGTTTAATTGTTTCTCCCGCCTTTCGTAAAAGTGGTGTTGCCAAAGAGATCAAGCGTACCATCTTCAACCTTTCGCGCCAGAAATATCCCAATGCAAAAATATTTGGTTTAACAACAGGCCTTGCAGTAATGAAGATCAACAGCGAGCTGGGTTACGAGCCCGTAACGTACAGCGAGCTTACGCAGGATGAAAAATTCTGGGCCGGTTGCAGGAGCTGTGTAAACTATGATATACTGATGAGCAAAGACCGTAAGAACTGCATGTGCACAGCCATGTTGTACGATCCTGCCGATCATTACACGCCTGAAGAAACCAAAGAAAATTTTGAACAGAAAAGCAAAGTGTTCGAGCGGCTCATGAGTTTAAAACAACGCATTTTCGGTAATAAAGAAAAAGAAGTTAGAGGTGCAGCCAAACCAAAATCACTGTTGCATTATTTCTTTTGGCGTGTAGCAGCAAAACGAGTGTAA